A genome region from Thermoanaerobacterium xylanolyticum LX-11 includes the following:
- a CDS encoding IS701 family transposase: MSHNKRITENSSIIQYLMKLNFALYFTKPVIRHIVEFIIAATQKGYSGTVTDIVNLSLANCHRTTFGKFLSQGVWNIEYAWRAIRREVIRIIFELSQTSNKPIFVIFDDTIAEKTKPSSQAKHTIQATGFHQSHLKGKQVWGHQLLTMMLSCGNVVLPYCIERYEKGGKSKIERICEMVSMLPIPKGPAYGLCDSWYINKKVIEAHFERGYHLIGALKTNRIIYPQGIRIQIKDFAQYIEKNEVCLVTVNGSNYWVYRYEGALNGIDNAVVVLCWPEKAFKNQNALHAFICTDTELDTETILNYYSQRWPIEIFFRQTKNNLGLNTYQVRSTKSIDRLLWLISLTYLYCTTSGDEYCKFGQGIKIVRKEVQKQRVQWLYERANNNVSIDKILAELQLA; this comes from the coding sequence ATGTCTCATAATAAAAGAATAACAGAAAATTCATCAATAATCCAGTACTTAATGAAATTAAATTTTGCATTATATTTTACTAAACCTGTTATTCGTCATATTGTAGAATTTATAATTGCTGCCACTCAAAAAGGTTATAGTGGTACTGTTACAGATATAGTTAATTTAAGCCTTGCTAATTGCCATAGAACTACATTTGGCAAATTCTTAAGCCAAGGTGTTTGGAATATAGAGTATGCATGGAGAGCAATAAGGCGAGAAGTTATTCGCATTATATTTGAATTATCCCAAACTAGCAACAAGCCGATATTTGTGATTTTTGATGATACTATTGCTGAAAAGACAAAGCCTTCGTCACAGGCTAAACATACTATCCAGGCAACAGGATTCCATCAATCACATTTAAAAGGGAAGCAAGTTTGGGGACATCAACTTCTTACCATGATGCTATCTTGCGGCAATGTGGTATTACCTTACTGTATTGAGCGCTATGAAAAAGGTGGCAAAAGCAAAATCGAAAGAATATGCGAAATGGTATCTATGCTTCCAATACCTAAAGGACCAGCATATGGACTATGTGATTCATGGTACATAAACAAAAAAGTAATAGAAGCACATTTCGAAAGAGGATACCATCTCATAGGAGCACTAAAAACTAACAGAATTATCTATCCACAAGGTATCAGAATTCAGATAAAAGATTTTGCCCAATATATCGAAAAGAACGAAGTTTGCCTCGTTACAGTAAACGGTTCTAATTACTGGGTATATCGCTATGAAGGAGCCTTAAATGGAATAGATAATGCTGTAGTAGTATTGTGTTGGCCTGAGAAAGCTTTTAAAAATCAGAATGCTCTACATGCATTTATCTGTACTGATACTGAATTAGATACCGAGACTATTCTAAATTACTACAGTCAAAGATGGCCTATAGAAATATTCTTTAGGCAGACAAAGAATAATCTTGGACTAAATACATATCAAGTACGCTCAACAAAATCAATAGATAGATTATTATGGCTTATATCATTGACATACCTGTATTGTACGACTTCAGGTGACGAATATTGCAAATTTGGGCAAGGAATAAAAATAGTACGCAAAGAAGTACAAAAGCAGCGTGTTCAATGGCTGTATGAGCGAGCTAATAATAATGTATCTATTGATAAAATTTTAGCAGAACTACAGTTAGCATAG